The DNA segment GGGCCTTTTGGTGTACGTGGTCCAGTAGGACAAAAGGTCAAAATTAGCTCTAATATGACGTTATGCACTATAATGCCttaaactgcttttttttaagtatgggTTATATTGCTTTATATTTCATGTTATATCACGGTAATTATTTTTACTGTGGAAAATGCATTTTGGGAGTGAAGGTATAATTATTTTCTTAGGGGGATCCAGGGGAGCCAGGCGCCAATGGGGAAAAGGTAGCCTATTTCCTGTTTGTTGTGATAGTTTCTAAACAAATGTTtgagatttgtatatttttagacATTCTGCTGGCtatgtattttgttaaatattactgATTGGCTAAGATTTGTCACAGGGTCGTAATGGAGAACATGGATTGGATGGTGAGAAAGGTGATAAGGGAGATATGGGCCTGCAGGGCCGAAAGGGAGATCAGGTATGAATATGAAtcatatgaattaaatattaattaataagaaATTTCTTTGAGCACCAGAGGTACCTGAGAAGGAGAACACTGTTCCCTTAATCTTTCTTACTAACTACATTATTTAGatgaatgattaaataattaagtaGGCTTTCCTGtcagttgatttatttttttacatttttattttatttcaaattttgttgAGTAACACTATGGACTCATGGACCTAGACTCATTGGTTTGTGTGTTCAGGGTGAGACAGGGGAGCCTGGTTTACCTGGAGAAGCAGGAATTAAAGGCGAGAAGGTATGAAATGTCAATCTAGTCTTTAGTTGTTGTGTTCTCACCTGTCTGTAACCATTGtttcacaacatttatttttctgtaggGCTTCAGAGGTTTCCCTGGACGAATAGGGAGTCCAGGACTGGATGGAGAACAGGTATTGTTGGACCTATTTCATCCCATATTaaaaattagattaaataaaccACTAAGAACATTTCCTTTGACTGTAAAACACAAGGGTGATTCTGGGGACCCTGGCAGGCCTGGCATTCCAGGACTAAACGGTCTCCCGGGACGAAAGGTGAGTCACTTCCCAAACAGACATTGATAACCTCATCATCACTGTAAGTTTAATTATGAGATGAATTGTTATTGTTAATGTTTAGGGAGAAAAAGGTGACAGTGGTCTGAATGGTCTTGATGGAGCTCCTGGGCAAAAAGGAGAGaaggtaaaaaattatatttaaaaacgatttaataatagttcacccaaaaattctaatTCATTCATCATTTACTTATCTTCTATACAATTTTAACTGTAATACAAATAAAGAgtcttttttcttaaaaaattcaCACTATTTCTTCCATACAACAGGAGCAGTCAGAAGCTCCAAAACAAGCTAAAACCATAAAACGTGCCATAAGACTATCATAAACGTTAACTAAAATCATATATTCAAAGTTTAATTATGTCATATGATATTAGTGTGAGGACCTATGACTTGCATTCAGATGTAGATATTAAATTGCATTTCATGCAGGGTTCTTaccattaactaaaactaaaactattgaaaacatttttgttcatttaaattaataaacattcaactcaattaaattaaaactaaaataaaacgatatatatatttataacatacatagtaaaaacaaatatgttgaaatgttgaaaaaataaattaaaataaaaaaaattaaaaacactgttaTTATGTCACAACAGACTTTAGAAAACCATACTTGCATAGGATGAtcactgaatttttatttttggataaactgttGTTCTAAATAATCTTTCCCTTTTAAATAACCCATTCTTCTGCAGGGTGCAACTGGTTTCCCAGGTTTCACTGGGTTTAAAGGATCTCCTGGTGCACCAGGAACTAACGGGGCTCTGGGTCGGCCTGGTCCGGTTGGACCTAAAGGTGACATGGGACCAAAGGTATGACCAACCTGCCTACACTTAGACAATAATATCTACATGATAATAGAGCTGAATTTATTATTCCTCTGCGTGATTCATCAGACctcacagatagatagataaatcgTAATGCTAGTGTAATTAGGGCCATCTTCATATCTCACTCAATCCCATGTCGAGGAACCGTGGAGGAGGACAAGGCCCTAATTAACCTCAAGAAAGACAggatgagagagagatagagagacggGGGGTAGGAGCTATTTCTGCTGGGATGAAGATTTGAGCTATCAAACTAAACACTGCGCTAAGGCCGCCTTTAGCCACAATTAGGCATCTCTTGATGTTGATAGAAATGGAGAGGATTCAGCAAGCTGCACTCACAGAGTCTCTTTAGTAAAGGTGAGCTGTACTCCAGTACAGAAGCAGCAGACAATCTTAAAGAGTAAAGTTTATGAATTAAACATCACTCTGAAAGTATCACTCTGATGCTATTCTGTACGAACACAgccaatatatttttaaacgtaTATTTATTTCAGCTGAAAATTAAGTAAACCATTGGTTTGGTTATGTGTAGCCTCAAGCTCAAAGCTGATTGGTCAAGGGTTAGTGATTGTTTCGTGGTGATGTGCAGTTTCTGTGCATTACTATCTGTCCAGCATTGTTTGATTTGATTGTTTTATCTGTCCCAGGGAGAGAAGGGAAGGAGAGGCAGAGGAAAGGCCTGTCAACGGGGACCCCCTGGAATTCCTGGCCTCAGAGGCCTGGATGTAATAAGGCATCTACACACAAATAACTGTATCCTCCACTCGATCAGGACTTAATCTATTCACAAACATGCTCAGTCTAAAGTTATACATGTCCTCTATGCAGGGGGAACTGGGAACCTCAGGAATGAAAGGAGAAAAAGGGGAGCCTGGACTCAGTGTATGTTGACAATGCCCCATTTTTATCATGTATTTATCCTTATGGATTACATATAGGTTTTCAATGTGATTAAATACTTAAATTTTCCCATTTGTTCAGGTGGAGGAagtgaaggatcttgtgacaaaAGAGGTGGTTGAGAAGTGTGGTGAGTTTGTGTGTATGCAAGTTGCAGTAggaaaactgctgtaaaaaagcaccttatttgtttaaagtgtttgctaaCGAAATGTTATCACACTTttgttcatgtatatatatatatatatagtaacaaactcatttttttgcagtccatACAGTCTTACTGTATCTGATCTGACTGTAAGCTAAACAATTAATGTCAAGATATGCAATGATACAACCCACTGAATAGATTGTTTGTCTATTCATGTTTAACTAAATATGGCTTCTACCTCCATAAAGAACTATTCAGTTGTGCACTGTACTGCAGTCCATTGAAGTGAAACTATGAGCTTCATTAACACATGTACGTGGGTGGTTagaagtgtgtgtttttgtgtatttgtgtgagtttgtgtatttgtgtttggaGGCCCCTGTTGTGAAGGCCTCAGGACCCCATGGGTTCCACCATCTGTTGTGTTTTCATGGTCTCTCTTACCAAAGAAAACCTGTGATGAACTCCATGTCAGGAAGTCACGaaaattaaattgacaaaaaaatgggagtgtttttataattttattgaaGTAATGACTTCTgtggtttaaaaatgtttttgtcaaatAATTGAATTACTGTCcatttgaatgaaattaaatgactTAATGATGTTACCCTAACGACGTTTGACTAAAGCATGATCATATTTCTAACTAAAGGAAAGGACATACTCCTGATGGTGAACACCAATGATCCAGATGATGGGAGTATCCTAAAGGAAGAAAGAAGAACAGATTCTTCCTCTCCGTTCTTGCTCACCCACCCCAAAGTGTGGGATGAAGAGTCAGAGGATGAGACCACTACAGTTCATCCTGCTGTTTCAGAGTCTGAGCCAACATTAGCATATGGCAACGTTACAAGTAGGTATATTCCCGCTTTGAACCAATATGTTATAACATGGTTTCTCTCTTATGATATCATCTCTTTAGTTTGCCCTCGGGCCTGGAAGGGTTTGGATTGGGAAACTGTAGATTTATATAATCAGTTTTATCTTCATATGAACTTCTGCTGGGTCTTATGAACATTAGTCCTGATCTGTTTATCTTTATGCATAAGTTCAGTCATCCATAAACACCATTCAGCTTTTCTTTCCCTGATGGAAAACAGGAAATCATACGCAAAAGTCATACGCACAGGTTCTGCATGGTCTACTTCTCTGTGTTATTTTAAGCAACTGAgtcacacttcaaaaaaaataaaaatctgtttattttttttttgtttttttagtaccAACCATAAAGTAGTTGTTCATTGGAGCCTGATGTTAATTTCAGTGATCAGAATATGAACAAAGACATAGTACTTGTTATCTATTTGGCTACATTATTATATGATGTCCACTTCAGatggaagaaaaataataaatgaatagacTTTTCAGGCAATCATATCAACATAGAAACACTGGCTCTCATCATAAATTTAGTATGTCATagaataaataaaggaaaaagaataagaaaaccACTGATGACTGATTTTGTTTCCATTACACAAACAATTGAGTGTtcgaaaatgtacaaaaatgtacaaaccctcaggccatctaatatgtggatgactttgtttcttcttcagaaaagatttggagaaatttaacatttcaTGATTTGTTCAACAATGCAATGCACTGCAgcgaatgggtgctgtcagaatgagagcccaaacagctgataaaaacatcacaataatacacaagtaatctacacaacagtccatcaattaatgtcttgcgATGCAAAAAGCAGCATGCATAGCTTCAAACCATTGGCTAAAATATGAGCcctctattcataatattgcttacttcggagaaaaaatattttttgtctgaAACAGGAAACCAACCACCTTTCACCAAGTCCAAAACAGTtgaaaacaaatatgtcagtagATTTTGATTTGAGAAGACAACATAGAATATACTTTTTCTCTACAGAAAGTGTTATCATGGATTATGggctcatattttggccagaagcaacggTTCCAAGTCTTAATGGTGGATTTTTTAACTGcaaacaaatttattttcatgtcacattaattgatggactggagttgtgtggattacttttgtttatcagctgttttggactctcattctgacggcacccattcactgcagagtatccattgacgagcaagtgatgtaatgcaacattttgaCAAATCTGAACTAAGTTATCTAAATGTTGGATGgcttgaggatgagtacattttttgcaaatttgggcaaagtgttcctttaaatgaCAAATCTGGATATAATATAAGCTTTTCTGTTGCACTCAGGAGCCAGTACTGAGGGAGAGGGAGAACAGAGAGAAAAGAGACATGCACTCAAACTCCACTCAGGTATGTGTGGAGTAAAAGAGGAGAACATCGTCCTCTGCTGACTGCTGCTCCAAGTGCTTTTAACCCGTTAATACAGCTAAAAACTGCTCACATAAGCGTTAAATTCAGATTTTCTGCACAAATTAAACCTGGTccttgaataaatatatttgcaatgGAAATTTTGGTTTTATGTCCAGAAAAGTAGTCCAAAAAGTACACAGTAATGGTCCTGGCACCAAAAGTGCAAGCACATAGCCAAGATTATTTTATGcgcttttttttcccccacagtcTATTTCTGTCACATACACAGTATTATATGAGACACAAGGAACGGAAACAGACGGATAAGAGCAGAATTAATCCACtgataaaaataacattcaaatcaAGTATATATGTATGTGAGAAAGAGAAATAGAGATAAGAACATTTGACTAACAGTGAAATTCAAGATCAATTTTGAACcatttttagaatatattattatatgatatatttttgaattattcatcattttgttgatttcatcaatttttttaaacattaatttcattagAACATTAGTTGAACTGCATTTACAATTCTTTGAAACTTATTAATTAATGCTGCCTCCATTAAATGTAGACCTAGCCGCTGATCTGTGCCTTGAACCCATGTCTGAGGGCCATTGCACTGAATACATCCTGCTCTGGTACTACTACGCCGTCTCAGGAGAATGCCGTCCCTTTGTGTATGGTGGCTGTGGAGGAAACAGGAACAGCTTCAGCTCTAAACAGGACTGTGAGAGTCAATGTGTTCTGGGGAGGAGAGGTAAAGAGCCAGTCAGAATTCAGACTTCAGGTTCCAATATAAATGATCAGAGGTGATTGTTCGAAAAATGCTAAAGACATTCCTTTTTAATctaaatcaatttaattaaatgttcttaTCTATTTACAGATTTTGGATCCTGAGGAGGAGAGATATgctatttttaacagtgtaactAAATTCTATCTcacaaaaaatactatttttgtacATTGCCATCCTATATGTATATTAGTTTATAACAGCTTTATatggcagaaaaaaataatactacatCATATTTGCGTTTTACTTTTACAGTGCAACACATTGTTGCACTTTTGTAGTTATTTCTTACAAATACGccatgtttttatacaaaaaaaatatatttagtttgatGTTTATAAACCAAGGTCATGATTCTAAGAGTAAATGCACTATTAATATAACCGAATATGTGTTTATAACCTGTCCACCATGAGGTTTATCATTTTGCACTAATGGTTCTGTTTGTAAAATGTTCTTAATCTGACTGTATTTGTAAGACAATTAAAACAATGGgatgaatatatttttgaatgagcTATATAGTTCCCTGTGGGTtggtgagtgtgtgcgtgagaacATTTTCACATCGTGACCTCTGATTTTGGACCGTGTTCTCTGAGCTTGGCCCTATGGTGTGTATAAATGCTGCCATGTTGGcttttcttcagaaatgtttgTCGAGTCGTGTCTGGACGGTGTCTCCTGGGGGCAGgcggagaaggtgtgtgtgtatttgaagcAAATAGACTAGCTGCATTTGTGGGTGGCttatttgtgcacatttgtgaaTGTTTGCATTTCCTTCCTCATTATTTTTACCCCTCCATATCTTCCAGTCTTAACAGCTTTGACATTCACTCTGTTCTGTCTTATATAATCCCCCAAACAAGCTGCTCCCTGTTGCATCCCAAGGTTTTTTGCTCTTTACATATGTCCCATCAGCAGGGGGCACGTGTAGCAGGCCGTAGTCCAATTTCAAGACTGTGGTACAAGTCAGAAGATAGGACACCCTTTACAGTGTGTCTAAGGGGATCCCTGAGTGAACTTCATTGTGTACACTACAGAGAATAGATGCTCTTTACACTTGCTTTTAAATGTAGCCTGTAGTTTTAAAGGTATAATGAGCTTCCTTTTAACGTCATGTggaataaatatattaacatcCAGCCCAATGCACAATGTTTACAATGTATAAAGGTGATAGTTAATGAAGTCTTCAAGCTTCTGAGCCCTTGATAGCAATGCAATCAATCATTAAAGGGAAGTGGGAGGAAAACTCATTAAACTTATAAGCATGAACTGCAGAGCAATTAACTCACAGGGAGGTCTAAAAAGGGAcacaaacatttgatatgtcagtGACCCTGAAaactgagaaaacaacaaaacagaccCTTATAAATAGTTTAATACAGATGCAATGTAAATAAAGTGCTGCGCTGTCCATGGTACTGAATGCCCATGGATGAATCTCTAAATTCTCAACTTTCCTGCTAAATTATAAACCATATTtaagcaaatttatttatttatttatttatttatattttacagtttaattggACATATAGTGGAAGAAAGGCTATTTACAGTCTAAGGAATAAAACACACATCCAACACAATCTCACAGCAAGGTTATTTGGCAGTGGCACTATGCCAaattggtggctaatttgtaaaaattcattaaaaaaagaccccattcatgaaTTTTTTGTATGATCTAGGTCTTTCACACAAATTCACACGAAAACTTGACACCTCGCAAAGTAGTTAAGTTTTTGCGTGAGATCGAGTTGGTTAAACTGCAGCCATACAGTAATAAGTTGAAATTTACAATTCAAATacatcattttatataataacagGCTGGCTTCAAATATTAAGCCCAAAATAGACTATATGGTGACGGTATATTCGTCTTGGGTGCACGAGCGCATCAATCACCGCCTCATTTTACTGGGAGGATCCCAATAAATGACGTAATTGCTGGCGTACGACTGCAGCGTAATTGTGCTTATACTAAATGAATGCACATCCAATAGGCGAACATATTATGAGCAGCCAGGGAGATATCATACACTCTAAATCCCTTTTATGATTCAGTGCGACATTAAGTTGAGAATGAGTTGTTGACTTGCTTGCCTTTTTCATAGCACATTGGACAAAAGTTTTGGTTGACCTAACAGTGCTTCACTTCAGAAGACTCTCCTAATTCAAACAGTGCAGGTAAGGTACTTTTTTATTAGATTCAAGGGgatattttactggaaaataaCAATTTACCCAGAggttgttccaaatctgtgacTTCATTTATGGAACACAAGAATATTAAAGGCTGATCGCTTCTGTCACAATTGCATTATGTACAGAGTGAAATGCGACAGGCTAACACCACATCTTTTGTtgcacaaaagaaaaagaaaaacttagtagagatttggaacaacatgagtttTAGGACAAAATGACAATTCTAACTTTTAGTCGaacatttacttattattataggTGCATATGACAGTTTTTATACAAACTTTCTTACAGTTAAAGTTATCATTACCCAGAAAATATTGTTCTAAAAGCCTTCTTAAAGTACTTGCCTTGAATGTATTCTCATGCGCTTCCGTTCAACAGGGCAGAACGATGTGGCTCGCGCGGACCCTCCTCGCTCTGGCGCTTCTTTGCGCACCGGTATCCAGCCTCTGCTTGCCAACGTACGACCCCGTGTCCAACTTTCTTTGCAACAATGAGGTGTTCTCCGAGACGAATGATAACGGGCAACCAGCAAATCCCCTGGTGGACAGTCTAAACCTCCTGTACAAATCAGCGCACTCGCTTTCCTCCGAGGAGCCGCGCGAAAGGAGGACAATACCCGCGTCCAAATACAGATACTTGAGCCAGACGCAGCTCAGGAGTAAACTGTATCGTAATAGTGCGAAGAGCGACCGACGCAGCCAGGTCACTCTGTCCCTTGATGTCCCCACCAACATAATGAACATCCTCTTCAACATTGCCAAAGCCAAGAACCTGCGCGCAAAGGCGGACGACAATGCGCGCTTGCTGGCGCAGATTGGAAAGAGAAAATGAACTCCAATTAATGTCACTAATTTGACTTTAACTGATATTTTTTGTGACCAACTGAGGCATGTTATCtctaatttaataatgtaataaaagttttttttcagttgcattATAAGCTATCCTGAAAATTAATGGAACGTATTAACAGGTGACCTTTGGGCTCATTACCTAGTGAGACTCATGGCAATTGTAAACAAAAGTGTTTGGTTTATTTCTAAACTCAAGCTTTACAGAGACATAATGATTGGAGTATGTATCGTAGGGAAGTAGCCTACGACATATTTTTTCCTTCCTCTTTCCCTTTTCATTAATATAATTTTGGTCTGTTCACCTCAGATGAAAGTTGAGCTGGTTAGTATTAAAATGACTGCTTTATAAGATACACGACTTGATGGTTTCAGATCTGTAAAGTTCTTAAAACTTCGGGTGGATAAAACCGAAAGTGTAATATTTTTGTACTGAAAATAACTATgttatcatttaataaataaacaaatgcaaatgtaaacaaAGCGTCCATTTGAAGGTAATTATTTCGAGGGAGAATTTCACTGTAGGCTAGGTTTTTACGGATCTTAAGAGACATAAAAATCTACagatatataaacaaacacaccaCTCCTTTCACTTTTCACAACCGACCAGTCAAGGCAATAATTATAGAGAAGTCTACCACTGTTTATGCTGATAGCAAAGagttatgaataataaatatttgatcacATTTTCATATAGAATCTACGTTTTGGTGAACAATGAACTTGAATTTGTAGGAAGGCTACagaaaaataagtgtaatttgaactgtaaaagtttgtaaaaacactacaggaaaaaaaaaatcccttacttaatttca comes from the Carassius auratus strain Wakin chromosome 4, ASM336829v1, whole genome shotgun sequence genome and includes:
- the LOC113056377 gene encoding urocortin-3-like, giving the protein MWLARTLLALALLCAPVSSLCLPTYDPVSNFLCNNEVFSETNDNGQPANPLVDSLNLLYKSAHSLSSEEPRERRTIPASKYRYLSQTQLRSKLYRNSAKSDRRSQVTLSLDVPTNIMNILFNIAKAKNLRAKADDNARLLAQIGKRK